The DNA window CCGCCGCCGCTGCCTCTGTTGCCGGCATGAGGGACGGCGCCGAAGCCGGCTGGGCTGAGCACTGCACCGCCCGGGGGAAACACGGAGGGCAAGGCCCCGAGCGGGAGCGGGAAGGTGTGGGCGTGGGCGGCGGCGTGTACCGTagcggagagggagaggagagaggtggAGAGCGGAGCCACAAGGCCAGCGCCGCCAGCAGGGGCCGCCCCTGGAGACGTATCGCCTTGAGCCGCGGCCGCGGCCGCCGCAGCTGCCGCCGCCGCCAGGGTAGCAGTAAGCAAAGCCGAGCCTTGCCGGGGCTGTGGGATGGCGGTACCTGGGTGCAGTTCAGAAGAGGCGGTGGCCAGCAGCCGGTCACTGGCAAGGCCGTGGTGCTGCAACAAAGCGGAGGGCAGCTGATGGAAGGCGGCGGCCCAGTGCTGGTGCTGTTGGTGCTGCTGGAGCCGCTGCTGGTGCCGCTGATGTtgctgctggtggtggtggtggtgagcaGCCACCGACGAGCTCATCACTGCCGCTTCTCGCTGCGAGGCGTACGTGTTGAGGTGAGAGACCAGACGGAGACGCAGCGGGTCCGAGGTGTCCAGACCTTCAACCGAGCTCAAATAACGAGCCACCTCGGCCAAGCACTCCCGGAAACCGATGCTCATAAAGTCCATGGCGAGAGCGTGAGCGTCAAAAAACCCTGTGAAACAGAAAGAGACGCATTGAGCTACGTGCAGGTCAAACCGTCAGACTGACTGTAGCGACTATGCTGCCACTTTTTTCCCTTGTTAGGCACGGCTGATTTAAATGAATCACTTCGTATCTAATCGTGTATAACTATCTGAACAGTTGTTAGCACTGGTTGGCTTTTTGTGTATTGCCCGCACCTGTAAATAGTTTCCAGTGGGGGAAAAGtggattttttttcctctctggccAGAGATACAATTCAAGTTAAACGACTGACTGAAAGCTATCTACGATAACCCGACCAGATCTCGCTGCGTGACAGTTAGCTCTGCCTCTCGGTGTTGTCGTTAGGTGGCGGTATGGAGATGCTGCCGAGACCCCCTGtttatgtgtttgtgtttgttttGTCTTTCTCCGCAGGTCTGGCTGCTCCAAGCGAAAAAAAAAGCCCAAACAATCTCTGCATGCGACTCCCCGGTTTCACAAAGCACTCACTCCCGCAGTGTTAGGAAAGCAAACAGAAGCCGGGGTCAAGTGCCGCTTTTGTCTCGCCGGCTCTTTCCCACGAGCTCAGTGATACTATTAGCATTTCCACTGAACTTCGCCGGGCCGCCCACAATTGCCAGTGCGCTGTTTCCTTAGGTTACCTCTTCCAAGTAGCCTTTGAAGAGGCACTCAATTAACTTCTTACCTTTACCTCCGGTCGCCCGAAGCATCTTTAAATGGTCCACCGTCATCTGAAGTATTTCCGCTTTCTCTAGCTTTGCTGATCCCTTGAAAGTAGAAAAGTGCCGCAATTATTTTGCCCAATTCTCACTCAGATTCAGTGGTGATGTGTCGTATTTCACTCAAGTGTCGATCAATACCAGTATGCACGGGTTTACAAATATGTTAAATAATATTCTGTAAGATACTAGAAAGACTGAGTATAAAAATCGAATGTAAAAACGGAATGGATCGCCGTCATCTACCTGTTTCTCAAAAGCAGTGGGGACCAGACGACGAAGCTCTGACAAACTGTTGTTAATGCGATCCCGGCGTCTTTTCTCAATGATCTAAAAGAGCGTAAGTTGTTTCCATTAGGACAGTTTAAATATTATGGGAAGCATTCCAAATTTGTTCCACAAGTTACCAAAAAAAAATCACCCTCACCCCTCTTCTTTTCTTTCTAGCCATGATTTGGGAAGTTGTTGACGGAGACCCAGCTCTCATGAGTACATTATTGTCTTGTCtgtagaaacagaaaaaaaacgcCGACAGTCAGCCCTATTGCTATTCTCTACGAAAACAGGAATAAAAACATCGAGTTAATAAGTGTCAGTTAAAGTGTACACGATGCTCAGCTGGTAAAGAGCGTGTAACTCACCCTGCGTAGATATTTTCGCTCCCTACGTCTATGGTTTCATCAATATCACTATCTGAAGAACTTTCTTCACAGGGACGTTTCATTGTGGCTGGAGAAAATtatttcgtgatctgttttttaGAAGCTCGCCGTTTAGCTCAAGCCACCCAGATCATGCGCCCTGTTGGCAGCCTGAAGCCAGTCTGACGCTCTTTCCCACGGTATAAGCTATATCAATGTTGCAATGTCTAGCTGAGCTCACTCTGTCCCACAACCCGCAACAAGCTTTGATTGACAGTACATTGCTCCCGGTTTGAAGTTGACTCTTTTCCCATTGGTGCAAGGTGATGACGTCTGCTCTGTACGTCAAACGCGCGGGTCGGGGAAAGCGTGGGAAAGCTCAGTATCGAGCTCACTTAAAAGGGATCGGCTGTTAGAAGAGCTTAAAGAAACTTTTTAAAGTTGGTTGAAAAAAACATTTGGGCACTTTTAAGAGACATTACTTCATCTACATTAAAGTTCCAGTGTTGCTTTAACAATTTTATATTCATCAAATATAAAGTTATAAATTCCCGTATTCGATTGGCCTTTGTTCTTCTCTTAAACTAGTATTGACGATATGATTTTTGATCGGCATGACTTGCTCAgttccagaaatctgaagtattgaaccctatttatttatttagttttacaTAGAGAAACTCCTGTGTTGTGCGAGTTGCATTCTACCTATAGATAAGAACAGAGTCGATGTGTACGAAGTCTGCAGTGAAAGATTATTTTCTCTCAATTCTGTTAAGGTTATTTGTGTAGGAGGCGTACCAGTTTAAAGCAGGGACGTAATGTCGATTGTAAGTAGGTATGCATTGCATTCAAAAACAGCGCAAGTTAAGGAATCAGATCTCAGACACGATTATAAACGCACACGTATGTACTATGTAAGTTCAAGCTTGTCTGTTTAAAGTGTCTATAGACAGTGCAAGACAGAAGCATCCATTGATTTTTTTAATCAAAGAACCGCTTTTGTACTCGGTGCATGGCTAAGCTGTGGTATAACCGTGTGAACTGAAACTGGACACTATTCTTCGGCACTTCCCCTGTAATTTGAACTTTCTGAATTACACGCTGCCCGCAAGTGAGGTGGTTGGAAGAATATTAGAGCACCCTGCGCGCATAACTCCCTTCTTGTCGAGGAGTTCGGGTAAAACTAATAAAAACGCGGCAGATAAAAGAGAAGGAATATCGTTGCTGGATTTAAAGATAGCTATACTATTGTCAGAAGCATATCGATCATTTCACTTATATGCTTATTTACACTGATATTTTATTAAACAATTTTTATAAAAGGCAGATATCATTCAGAAGACAAATAATTGGTATGTTCCAGTATGTCCAAGCATGCGATATATTTATTATCTGTATATCCTTTCCTTTGTTTTTGTAAGTGTTTAGTTTTATTAAAACATCATAACTTTATTAACTTCCACGTAAATAAGACCGAGATAAAACAATAATTGATCCAAATGGAAATATCTTCGGTACTTAAGCGCGTTGTTTCTTTTAGCAAGGGTCTTGCTCGGGGACGGGGTATTTCTGTGTGATTTCGGTTTGCAAGCAGTTATCTCGACCTCTCGGATTATTCTCAGCCGACATGTATTTGATGTTTAATTAATTATATTTCCACGGTCCGGGAAGACTTTGGGCGGCTGGGTCAGTAACTAAAGGTAATGAGAACCTTAAAGCAAAAAGAATGACTGGATTATTGCTTCCATGAAAAATGTCACCAGCGACATTAATCTGTCGAAGAATTGCAGGACCTGGTTTTGTGAAGTGATAAATAGTCATACATACTGATGGGCTGTTCAGAGTTaatttatataggctgtatatagTATTAACTGCTTCGGAAGTCATTACTCTAGCTGCAATTATACAGAACAATGTAAATCGATACTTCAAGAGCAAATAGAACAAATGAGCAAGAATTTGAAAAATATCACTTTTTAATTAAATGAACTGTGCGCCACAATGCATTAAAAGTTAAGCATTAACTAAGTTTTAGATAGTGTTTTAAAAACATATAAGCAAAAATATTTTACTGATTCCAAGTTAATTCTGAACGGTTAAGATATAAATTAGATTTCCATCTTTATGACCTTGAGTACGGAGAGACTATTGGCTTTTAAGATGTTCCCGTGTTAAAATGCCAGGAGATGAGTCATTTCAACACTCAATGAAGTCAAGATCAAGGAACATGTAATTGTTTTGACAATAACCTGTCGATTTGCTGTTTCGATAGATTCTTAACGCAGTAAAATGCGCGTGACTGTTCCCAAAGATGTACAAAGAGGCACTTCTCTTCCCGATGCTGAAATATTGAATGCGTTGTACTTTCGTGTGTTTTAATGCTGATGCATCTGATGAGGGGGGGCTTGTATTATTTCACACCTCATTACTCATTACTCTGCCCGCTCCTTCGTGCAAAGTTTACCCAATATTTGCAGATAGCAGGAAAGCAGGTACTAAGGCGGGTTGTTTACCCAACACTTGTGTTTGTTGTTTTTGTTCACTCAGGGCCGCGCGTGCAAATGTTACACTCACTGCAGCTACGTTACATGATAATTTTGATTAACAGATTACTAATGCTACATGTTTAGTACTCTTTCAATAAATAACGACAAATTTCACCAACACTtggaaagaactgattgtggagatAGGATCAAGTCGATCTTCCCGATCTAAGCTAGAACAGGAAGTGAAAGCGGAACACAGCaacgaagcaacacacacaaaatgctggaggagctcagtaggtcaggcagcatctatggaaatgaataaacagtcgacgtttcttgccgagacccttcttcaggaacgAAGCTATTTCGGATTGATCTACTAGCACTTAATACGCTATATACTGCTAAATAAAACCTTCTAGGTAACTGAAACGAAAACAATATTTGAAGAACTTTGAGGACAAAGGACGAATGCTAATTAGTTACAGCTTTGAAAAATTAACACGGTAATCATTAAAATATTAAGGTTACATATTTAGCAACTGTGTTTTGAAAAATAATTTAGATTCTTATGTTGCACTTTCTCTGACTGAGGTGtacaatttttaaattatttatattAAGAcagtttacaaaaaaaaacagccgTCCGTtatacagacaggagattctgcaaatgctggaaggctctcggcccgaaacgtcaactgtttatttctctttatggatgctgcctgacctgcagagttacgcagcattttgtgtgtcttccaTCCGTTATGCAGACAGGTTGGTTCATTAATGACGTCGGTGCTGCCTTGCTCTTCAACAGAACTCGAACGTTTCACCAGCTTTTCCACCCCGCTCTCACTTCCACACAATCCTTCCCTGATATCCCCATTTCCTTTCTTAATCTTTATCTCTGGGGCTCGGTTAGCTCCACTGCTTCTTCTCCCTCCTTGCCTCCTGTCAGGATTTAATTCCGTATTCCCATTTCGTTGCCTCCATTCTATTCGATCCGAGCTTCTAAGAATTGTCGTTTGCTCTAACATTATAAGACTCGTAAGGTGGATATTATAATAGAAGTCTCCCATCCTCCATATTTGAAAGGGCTCTTAAGCATATCTAttccatttcatacccttcttaTAGCCCCTTTCTTCCCATCCAGATCAAGGTCAGGGTTTCCATTCCATGGATCATTCTCTGTGATTCTCTAACATCTGACACATGGGGCTACCGTCAGATATAccctcggtggccactttatttggtactcCCGCACATCTCCTCctcaatgcaaatatccaatcagccaatcacgcgGCAGCAACGCagtgcagatatggtcaagatgtGTTTATTTGTTGTAAAGATCAAacgccagaatggggaagaaatgtgaccttggCCTTATAATAATTGTCGGTGCCAGAcgagatggtttgagtatctctgaaactgctgatctcctgggatttttacgcacaacagtctccagagtctACAAAGAATTGttcgaaaagcaaaaaaaaagatccagtgagctggaaatcctgagcaacggCACAACAAAAAaatatggaggaactcagcatgtcagttCTGTAGCTGCTCAATCtgagaggaaggtgacagtaactcaaataaccgcgcattacaacagtggcgtgcagaaggaCAAGTCTAAACAcacactttgaaccttgaagcgAATGGGCTACTGCAGGAGACCAAACCGGgttctactcctgtacctaataaagaggccaatgAGCGTATCTTCATCGCCCCTGCCGACTATCCTCATCGGTCTGCTTTGAATCTCGGGTTTCACTGATTTGTTTCTCCCCTGATTTGGATCTCACTGTTTCAATATTTTCTTCTTTCACTTCTGTTTTCCTGTATATCCTTCATGTGTCAATCGGTCTCCACACCACTCCGGTTCTTTTCCGCCTCCCTCCCACCTCCCTGCAACATCTTCTTTTCATTTCTAACGTTTAGTCCCGAggaaaggtcattgacctgaaatgctgACGATTTCCATAATTTCGTTTTTTTTTCCCATATATAACACGGCTCTTGCATTCGTTACAACGCAGCCCAGCTACGTTTCAAGGCTTACACAGTATAGACGTCGCTTAAAATTAGCGGCAAAAGTTGTAAGATCTTTGTGGAAAATTAAGCAACCATACCACAACATTTCAGTAATACTTTCATAAATAAATGTAACAATATATTTTtgaagaagtttttttttgttcttatttAGTCTGAAATGCTGGCCCAAATCTTCAAAGCTAATGGCGATGAATGATTATGAAACACAACCTTTTACTAATCAAGCTTGTTGAAGATTGTCCGATACTAACTGTGAATACATGGGCTGTGATAAGTGAGGGCGGGGTCGCAAGGTTTTGCGCCAGTTTATTGTCCACTAAAATGTATCGTTTCATACTGAAAAAACGAGGGAAATATATCATTATCTATGAACCTCGGGAATTACATTTTTGACGGATATACATGTCACTGCGGACATACCAATCGTGTAGCAATGTCTAATTTAAATGTAATCGTTAAACCCCAAAATAACCCCAAATAGTTCTTAAATCATTAAGTGTACTGTATATAACGTGATTAAAACAAAGTTTTAACAGCAATACATTGGAATGTTTTAAAGAATGACGTTACTTAAATCTAAAAACTAAGACAATTTGCCGCTTGGCTCTGATAGCCATTGAAGGGCCCTTTAAATGGGTTAAGCATTTTTATACTCGACTGCATTGGAACAAGAGTGTTTGGAAACGGTCGCCGCTAATGACCGTGGATTAGATATAAAATCTGAGTCAAGGGTCGGGCAATCGTCTCCGGTCAGAAAGACACGTGTTGCTGTTGACTGGTCACTGGTTCTACAAAAGCCGCCTGTACCCAGAATAACTGTAACAATGACAGAAATCCCAGCGCAGCTCGGGAATAAACGTAACCTCCCACCAGATACGACGCCAGCTCCAAAACCCATTGCAATATCCTGACCTTCCAATAACTTGACCCATTAGGGTTTATATCTTGTGTACATGCTCGTGCCATATTTCCAATTTGAATTTGATTTATTGTGAACAATCAAATCCGCAATAAAATCAGTAGCACCCTCTGGTTATAATTATACAGTACCAGAGTGAACAGCGGATCACAGTTTTCAGACTCATAGAGCCATGCCACGGGACAGTTTTAAACTTTCCACGTTCAACGGTATTTTGAAGAATTCGTAACTGGAGGCGAGAGCACATCTAATAAATGGATGGAATGAAATAGGGACAAGAGCAGAttcattaaaaaaataaagttTTGACACGAAATATGCCGAAGATAAACAGTAAGATGATTATTTAATTTGTTTTCCGTAGCAATTCCTCCTTTTTAAACAAATTTATGATGTGTTTACAGCTGCTTTGATTACGACCATAATCCCATtaaattgacaattattttttatAATCAAATACTTTCAAATCACTGCATGGGTCAAAGTCTATCTTCGCTATACTTAATGAGGAATGAAATCTTACATGTTATATGTCTACAGAAACTGCAGGCATTGTTTTGTTGCTGGAGTTCTGATGGGGAGTTTTGCAGGGCTGGGATCTGTGCCAAGTTCTTTGCTCTTTCCCACAGCTCCCCCCTGACTGCAATGTAACTCTATCGCCGTGTGAGCGCCGTGCAGAGCGTGCGCGTCACTCAGCGGGACCCGCCCAGCGAGGCCTTGGGTCAATCACACAGCGCCGCACATGCTTCGCCGAGCCATCAAAGGGCCGCTTCACAACAAGCACGCACACCGCATCTGCAGTTCCCCAGTGCACACGCACACAACAACTCGAAGAATTGCCGCATTCCCTTGGACACGCACGCAGCAACATATCAGGCTACCGCCTCACAATATAAAAGCGCCCGGCAACGATTAGGTTACCGTCGTAAAATGCAAATTCAGTGAATACAGTCCAAAGCATTTGTAATACAATGGAAAGTACTGTAGTTTACCACAACGTAGTACAAAGTCTATCGTAATGTGGTCACACAATACCCTTGAAAGCGTTGATTCATTAAAATGTCACAAAACGTTTATATGTAGTAGTTTCACGACCTCAGAACACTCAATCGTACTTTACAATGGTAAAAGTCTCGCCGCACGTTTTCAGACGATGAAGATAACGTAACTTCTACCTCTGGAAATTATGGGCACATCTGTGCTTATCCATCCATTGACTGAAATCTCACTTGCGATCCtgcaacatgcaggtgaactatCCTGGAAATATGTGTGGATCAAATACATTACTTATTTCAAATACataaactacagcacagagataATATAGTATATCTAAACTATATACCAACTAGTAAGACAGAATGATCTATATAAAGAACATCTGTCACAAAACAGATGTTGCTTTTATGAAGAAATTAGCAACCAActtttatgagaggcatagatagggtggatagtcagtacccgtttcccagggcaccaataacaaacaccagagggcatatgaacaaaattaagggagggaagtttaggggagacatcaggggtaagtttttttacacagagggttgtgagtgcctggaatgacttgcgagggatggtggtggaggctaaaacattaggggtatttaagagcctcttggacaggcacatagatgaaagaaaaatggagggttattgggtagtgtgggtttagtacgtttttttaaggattatatgggttggcacaacatggagggctgaagggcctgtactgtgctgtagtgttctatggttctaactcaAACCCATTGGTCATTGGACACGAGGTGACAATTGAGGTGAGAGGCTCCttccatccatgtatctgtccaatttTTTTGAAATTGAAGTGGTCATCTACCACTTGACCTGGAAGCTTGTTAAATACTCTCACGACCTACTGAGTGAAGAACTTCCCTCTaattttcccttaaacatttcacctttccctcttaacccatgacttctagttgcaGTTTCACCCAATccaagtggaaaaagcctgcttgcatttaccctatctatactcctcatgacTTTGTATACCCCagtcaaatctcccttcaatcttctacattctaatgaataaaatcctaacctatttaacctttccctgtaacttgtgatgccactttcaacgaatTTTGGGTCTGTATTCCCAGAGTTCTGCACTCCTCAGCccacgccacccaattacactccTATGACTGATTAATCTACTaaaccgtatgtctttggaatgtgggaagtaaCCTGAGAACTCACAGGAAACTCACACTGTCTCAttgggaatgtacaaactccttaaagacctaccctggctggtcctcccaaagtgcaacacctctgtctgcaacacttgtctgcattacattccatctgccattttttagctgGTCCAGATGCCACTGCAAGTTCTGAtattcttccttgctgtccactacaccccaagtcttggtgtcatctgcaaatttgctgatccagtttaccacattatcacccagatcattgatatagatcacaaacaacaatggacgcagcaccagttcctgaggcactccactagtcagaggcctccagtctgggaaccatctactaccattctctgtcttctcccataaagccaatgtctaatccaattgacTATTGTGTTGAATACCAAGTGGTTAAATCTTCATGACCAACCTCCTTGTGatggccttgtcaaatgccttggcaaagtccatgtagacaacatccactgccttgccttcatcaaccttcttgGTAACTTTcacaaaaaactctataagattggttagacatgacctaccacacacaaagccagtccctatctatccaataattatatatccagtccctcagaataccATCCAATAATTTTCCTACAActggtgtcaggctcactggcctataattgtcTGGCTTATctttagagcctttttaaaacaatggaacaaaattagctatcctctaatcctctggcacctcacctgtggctaaagatgttttaaatatctgtgctaggacctctgcaatttctgcactagcctcccacagggtccaagggaacaccttgttatgccctggggatttatccaccctaatttgcctgaaTACAGCACACACctactcctctgtaatctgtatagggtccatgacctcactgctgctttgcttcacttctacAGACTTGGTGTctatctcccgagtaaatactgatgcaaaaatctagttaagatctcccccatctctttaggTTGCACATATAGACTACCaccctgatcttccagaggataaATTTTGTCCCTTGATATCCTTTTGCTCATatttgtagaagcccttaggatcctccttcaccttgactgctagAGCAACTCATGcctcttttagtcctcctgatattcttcttaagtgttctcttgcatttcttacactctgTAAGTACTTCATATGTTCCTACTTGCCTACATCCGCTATGCAACTTCTTTTCCTTtaccggggcctcaatatctcttgaaaaccaacatTCCCTAAACCTATTGTcctttccttttattctgacaggaagatACAAaccctgtactctcaaaatttcacttttgaaggcttcccacttaccaagtacacctttgtcagaaGACAACCTGGcctaatccacacttgtcagatccttcctGATACAATCAAAATtgccctttctccaatttagaatttcaacccaaggatcagacctatccttttccataattacctcaaAATTAATGACATTATTAACACTAGAAGAAAAGCGATTCCCCTGATcaaacttttgtcacctgccctgtctcatttcttAATAGCAGATACAGTATCACATTCTCTCCAGttaggacttctatgtactgattaaaaaGACTTTCATGAAAATATTTGActaactctttcccatccattcTTTTCacaatatgggagtcccagttaacatgtggaaagttaaaatcacctactatcacatccttctgtttcttgcaacagtctgcgatctctacaaatttgcttctctaaatcccatggactgttgggtACCTATAAAATAATCACATTAACATGGCcaaacctttcttattcctcagttccacccataaatcCTCACTAGATGAGCCCTCAACTCTGTTCAGAGcactgctgtgatattttccctgactagtggtgttacCTATCCCCTTTCGATCCCACtctctctatcatgtctaaagctatggaaccccagaatattgagccagcagtcctgcccctcctgcaaccaagtctcaccatTGCTccagtgtcataattccacatgctgatccatgccctacgCTCATCTGCCTTTTCTATAATACTCCTTGCGCTGAAATACAAGCATTTCAGAACATTAGCCCCCTCATGCTCAACCTTCAAATTCTTGACCTTGCATGTATGTAAACTTAAAaatatctttctccacaaccactccttTATCAGTTGTGGTGctgtggttcccatccccctgcaactctagtttaatccCACTGGTCAGCGCTAGTAAACCCTCCTATTATACCCCCTCCAGTTCTTTCTGTACAAGTCCTACCTTCCTTGGATagggcccaatgatccaaaaattggaagccctccctcttgcaccatTTCCTTAGCCAAGAGTTAAagtgtatgatcttcctatttctagctcCTCTAGCACATTGCacgggtagtaatcctgagatcacaacccaggAGGTTAtgccctttaatttagcacctagctcactgaactcactttgcatGACCTCGTCACCcctcctacccacgtcattggtatcAATGTGGACCACAAccgctggctgctcaccctctcacttAAGAATGTTATGaactcaatctgagatatccctgactctggcacccaggaggcaacatactatcctgGAATCTTGTTCTCATACACAGAACCTCTTTTCTTTTTCCCTGACCAATGAACCCCCTATCACCATACAACTCTtctccgcatcccccttcctttctgaaccacagagatagacagtgccagagacctgaccaatgtggctttcctctgcaagGTCATcccgcaacagtatccaaagcaatatacctgttgctgagtggaatggccacagga is part of the Hemitrygon akajei chromosome 9, sHemAka1.3, whole genome shotgun sequence genome and encodes:
- the hey2 gene encoding hairy/enhancer-of-split related with YRPW motif protein 2 isoform X1; translation: MKRPCEESSSDSDIDETIDVGSENIYAGQDNNVLMRAGSPSTTSQIMARKKRRGIIEKRRRDRINNSLSELRRLVPTAFEKQGSAKLEKAEILQMTVDHLKMLRATGGKGFFDAHALAMDFMSIGFRECLAEVARYLSSVEGLDTSDPLRLRLVSHLNTYASQREAAVMSSSVAAHHHHHQQQHQRHQQRLQQHQQHQHWAAAFHQLPSALLQHHGLASDRLLATASSELHPGTAIPQPRQGSALLTATLAAAAAAAAAAAAQGDTSPGAAPAGGAGLVAPLSTSLLSLSATVHAAAHAHTFPLPLGALPSVFPPGGAVLSPAGFGAVPHAGNRGSGGGGKHYRPWGTEIGAF
- the hey2 gene encoding hairy/enhancer-of-split related with YRPW motif protein 2 isoform X2, translated to MKRPCEESSSDSDIDETIDVGSENIYAGQDNNVLMRAGSPSTTSQIMARKKRRGIIEKRRRDRINNSLSELRRLVPTAFEKQGSAKLEKAEILQMTVDHLKMLRATGGKGFFDAHALAMDFMSIGFRECLAEVARYLSSVEGLDTSDPLRLRLVSHLNTYASQREAAVMSSSVAAHHHHHQQQHQRHQQRLQQHQQHQHWAAAFHQLPSALLQHHGLASDRLLATASSELHPGPWLVTHCKRHQYCYEQIDSNFTRELSAFKYPNVDYFVYANYNHSAVSPKGALF